From the genome of Triticum aestivum cultivar Chinese Spring chromosome 3B, IWGSC CS RefSeq v2.1, whole genome shotgun sequence, one region includes:
- the LOC123071091 gene encoding uncharacterized protein yields MAAEARAEGSGPPAPPPLPVPEKRPAPVDGREEERPGTKRRRASVAALDGVPCAAAKGGDGEADGSRDGGSPFSFQHARGGFVALETTPKFGSFNPPVAAEQETLHPEGSPVVKEEEEDTASATGVEDGKDGSSQSVAAVDDQGRRHPGRQTESER; encoded by the coding sequence ATGGCGGCGGAGGCCCGGGCCGAGGGCTCCGGGCCGCCCGCGCCCCCTCCGCTGCCCGTCCCCGAGAAGCGCCCGGCCCCGGTGGACGGCCGGGAGGAGGAGCGGCCGGGGACGAAGCGGCGCCGCGCGAGCGTCGCGGCGCTCGACGGCGTGCCGTGCGCCGCGGCCAAGGGTGGGGATGGCGAGGCGGACGGGAGCCGTGACGGCGGCTCGCCCTTCTCCTTTCAGCACGCGCGCGGCGGTTTCGTGGCGCTGGAGACGACGCCCAAGTTCGGGTCATTCAACCCGCCGGTGGCCGCCGAGCAGGAAACCCTCCACCCGGAAGGTTCACCGGtagtgaaggaggaggaggaagatacgGCCTCGGCCACCGGAGTTGAGGACGGCAAAGACGGGAGCTCACAGTCAGTGGCGGCGGTGGACGATCAGGGCCGTCGCCATCCGGGAAGACAAACTGAATCGGAACGATGA